In a single window of the Elaeis guineensis isolate ETL-2024a chromosome 4, EG11, whole genome shotgun sequence genome:
- the LOC140857226 gene encoding uncharacterized mitochondrial protein AtMg01250-like, which translates to MDCVEALSFAILINGTPMEFFLFSVGLHQDYSLSHYLFILCVDALSWALRAATQGLVPEPYWSAPNAQSLSHLLFTDDYLLIDWASIQNAEYFAAIVEAYCQASGQMVNLQKSAITVNPRTKP; encoded by the coding sequence ATGGACTGCGTGGAGGCCTTGAGTTTTGCCATTTTGATTAATGGCACCCCAATGGAGTTCTTCCTCTTTTCTGTTGGACTGCACCAAGATTATTCTCTCTCCCATTATTTGTTCATTTTGTGTGTTGATGCTCTGTCATGGGCATTAAGGGCTGCGACTCAGGGGCTGGTGCCGGAGCCCTACTGGTCTGCCCCTAATGCCCAGTCGCTCTCGCATCTCCTCTTTACAGATGACTACCTTCTCATTGATTGGGCCTCGATTCAGAATGCAGAATATTTTGCTGCTATTGTTGAGGCATATTGCCAGGCATCTGGTCAGATGGTGAACCTCCAGAAGTCAGCTATCACCGTCAACCCTAGGACGAAGCCCTAG